The following nucleotide sequence is from Pseudonocardia sp. C8.
GAGAACTTCCGGCTGGCAGGCACGGCGCTGGGCAAGTCCGACCAGGCCGAGAAGATCCTCGCCGACTACCAGAACAAGGCCAAGCAGGTCGGCACCGCGTTCGGCAACCCGGCGCAGGTCGAGGTGAGCATGGTGCGGTTCATGGCCAACGGCGTCCGCGTCTACGGCCAGGGCTCGTTCATCGGGACGATCCTCGCCGACGCCGGCTTCGCCCGCCCGCAGATCGCGCGCACCGACAAGACCTTCGTCCAGGTCGGACCGGAGCAGATCACGCAGGCCGACGGGGACCTGCTGTTCTACGCCGGCTACGGCAAGGACGGCATGGACCAGCAGGCCAAGCTTGCCGCCGGCCCGCTGTGGCAGCGGCTCGGTGCGGTCACCCGCGGCGCCGCGCACCCGGTGAGCGACGACCTCTGGTACCTCGGGATCGGGCCGCTCGCGGCGAACCAGGTCCTCGACGAGCTCCCGCGGTACGCCCCGCGCGCCTGAGCTCCGCCACGACCCCCGGGCCCGGGTGCCCGCCGATCGACGACGGCGGCGCCCGGGCCCGCGTCGTTCCTGCCGGGTGTCGATCAGCACGGTCCAGCGCTGGTCGGGCCCGGAAGGCGCGTGTCGACCGCGGCGGGGCGACCGCGGCGGGTTGTCGATCAGCGCGTTGTCGCCGCGGTGGGGCGGGAGCGTGTGCCTCGGTCGGGTGCCTCGTGTTGATCAGCGCTCTTTCGCCCTGGTCGGGGCGGCAATGTGCGTGTCGGTCGACGGAACCGGGTCGATCAGCACGTTGTCGCCCTAGTGACGGCTGGATCGTGAGGCTCGACCAGGCGTCGGTGGTCGATCAGCGCGTTCTCGCCCTTGGCCGGGCGACAACGTGAGTGTCGCCGGCAGGCGCCCGGCCGATCAGCGCGTTCTCGCCCTCGCCGGGGCGGCAACGTGCGTGTCGACCGAAGGGAACGGGTCGATCAGCGCGGTTCCTCCCTGGCGAGGGCGGGATCGTGCAGGTCGGTCGGCACGTGCTGGATGTCGACCAGCGCGCTGGGGTCCTGGCCAGGGCAGGAGCGTGCGCGCCGATCTACGGGTGGCACCGGCGTTGCGGCGCTCGTGATCGGCGCTGCCGGTCGGGGCGACGCCACCGCCGGGCGGGGCAGCCCGGCGCCGCCCGCCGGGATCCCGCCGGCCACGCGCCGCCGGACCGGGTCCCGGCCCGGCAGCTCGTGTGCGGCGGTGTCGAGGGGACCGCCTTTGGCGGGAGCAGGCCGAGACCGACCAGCCGGCGGGCGCGAGCAGGAGTCCGGTGCCGGACCGGCCGCGCCGCGCCGCCTGCCCGCCCGCCCGGCTGCCCGGCTGCCCGGCTGCCCGGCTGCCCGGCTGCCCGGCTGCCCGGCCGCCCGCGAGGGTTTCGCCCCGGGCGGTCGATCAGGAGCGCCGCCCGGTGTCCTCCGACGGTGACAGCTTCACGAGCAGGTCGTGGCAGGTCGCCGCCCGCCGGGAGTCCTCCTCCATGACCTGCTCGAAGAACGCCGCGACGTCGTCGTGGCCCGCGTTGCGGGCGTCGCGGACGTACTGGCCGTAGTCGTGCCCGCCCTTGAGCGCGTGGTACTGGACCGAGACCAGGTCGTACACCACGTCGCTGAATCCGGTCTCACCGGTTGCCATCGATCTCCTCCTTCGGTGTGGTCGTGATGTGCGGTCAGCTCAGTTCCGCGCGGCCGAACAGGGCCGCGTAACCGGATGGGAGCTGGGTCAGGATGTGGTTCAGCTGCCCGCCGGTGACGGTCTCGGCGATCGTCGCCAGCACCGCTTCGGTGTGGGTGCGTGCCGCGGTCTCGTCGGTTCCGATCTGGTCGGCGACGCGCTGCACGAACTCGCTCACCCCGAAGTCGCCGTCCGCGGTCCGGTCGTCGCGGCCGCGCAGCTCCTCGTCCAGCGGCTGCGGTACCTGCGAGGCGAGGTCGCGGGCCTCGTTCCCGGTCAGCCGCGTGGACAGCACACGCAGGACGGCCCGGGTGGCCACCTCGGCTTCGGCCGGGTTCGCGTAGTTACCGCGCCGCTGGACCCCGGCCAGGAATTCGTGGGCTTTCATCGGTGTCCTTGCATCTTCTCGGGTGTCGGTACCGGTTTCCGTCTAGTTGCTGCGCCCGGTGAGCCGGTCCCGGAGCCGGTCGACGAGACCGACGCCCGGACCGGCCAGCTTGTGGAACAGCTCGGCGTTGGGCGCGTCCGGGTGCGGCCGGGTCGGTGCCGCCGTCTTCGCCTTCGCGACCTTCTCCCGGAGCTCGACCAGCACGTTCTGCGGCAGCCGGGCACGAAGCTGCGGGAACTGCTCGCTCTCCTCCTCCGCCGCGTGGTGGCGCAGCGCGTTGGTCATCTCGGCGACCAGCGTGTCGAACCGCTCGTCGGACGGGTCGGCGGACTCGAGGCGCTTCATGATGCGCTCGAGCTCCTGGTGCTCCTCGGCATCGTGCCGGACGGTGCCCTGCCCGTCGTCGAGGTTGTCCTTCATGGCCGGGTAGACGTACATCTCCTCGGCCACCGAGTGCCGGACGACCTCGGCGATCACGGTGTCGGCCATGTCCCGGCGCTCGGACGGGCTGTCGGACCGGGAGATGCGATCGAGCAGGTCCAGCGCCTCCCGGTGGTCGGTGGTGAGCTCGTCGACGACGTCGACGGCGTGGGTGTGGGCCATGGTCACTCCTGGTGGTGGGGCGTTCGGGTGCGGAGTGCGTACCCGCCGTCGGCGAGGCCATGCGCGCGGGGGACGGCGGCCGCCGTTCCGCGGAACGCGCGCCGCCGTCACCCGGTCTCGCCGGTGTCGGCGTGCGCGGCGCCCACCGGCTTGGACTCCGGCGAGCCGCGCTGGCGCAGGTAGATCGCGAGGACCGCCATCGATCCCACGGCGAGCATCTCGGACTGCCAGTTCTGCAGGGTCCGGTTCCAGAAGTCGGCTCCGCCGATGTACTCCAGCCAGCCGACCGGGTCCTGGTGGTGGCCGAGCTGCTCGGTGTTGTAGGCCGCCCACCCGGTGACCGCCTGGGCCAGCCACGACAGCACGAAGATCCCGCCCATCACGAGCCCCAGCGAGTGCGCGAACACGGCCTGCCGCCAGCCGTGCCGGTGCGCCCAGCGCGGCGAGTCCGCGCGGGCGTGCGGGCCCACCAGCTGCTCCGCGTCGGATTCCGAGCCGGCCTTCTCCACGTCCTTCGACTCCGGCGAGCCCTTCTGGACCAGCCACACCGTGGCGAAGATGTAGAGGAAGAACTGCAGGTACTCCGACTGCCAGTTCTCGACGACGTCGACGGCGAACGTCGACGACGTCACCCACTGGACCAGCGACACCGGTTCCGCGCCGCGGGTGAGCTGCTCGTCGTTGTACTGCGCCTGCCCGGCGACCGCCTGGCCCGCCAGCGTGACCAGGAACAGGGCGCCGAACCCCAGCCCCAGCCCGTTGACGCGAAGGTTCCGGCGCATGCCACTCACCGGCCCAGCAGCCCGAGCAGCGTGAAGTACGCCAGCCCGAGCCCGATCACGGCCAGGTAGGTCACGAACAGCACGCGTACCGATCTCACGGCCCCTCCAGGCGGCATGCGTAGGGCGCCTCCCCGGCGGGGGCGCAGCCGGCTGCGGACACGGCCCAGCCGTCGCCGGCACGGGTGAGGAACAGTGTGTCGCCGGCGACGCGGACCAGGGCCTGGTCGCCCCACACCTCGACGTGCTGCACCTGCCCGCCCGGGCGGGTGCCGCCGGCCACCGTGTCCGGGCACGCGCCCGGCCGGTCGTGCTCGACGGCCGCGCGCGTGGCGGGGGCGAGCAGAGCGCAGCGGGTGGCCGGGTCGCCGGTGGCGAATGCGGTGGCGACCCGTTCGACCTGCGGGACCTGGCCTGCCGCGCAGGCACTCACCAGCCCGGCCGCCGCAGCGGCCAGGCCGAGCACACCGACCATGGCCACGATCGTTGCTACCCCTCCGGAGTGGACCGGAAACCCCGGCCGGGCATGACCGGCGTGCCCGGGGGTAGGCGCGGCCGATGACGGAGACGAGCAGACGCGACAGGCCGCTGGCCCTGGTCACCGGGGCATCCTCGGGCATCGGGCGGGAGCTGGCCCGCGAACTGGCCGGGCGCGGGTTCGACCTGGTCGTCTGTGCCGAGGACGCGGAGCTGGACGACGCGGCCCGCGCGTTCGAGGAGTCCGGAGCCGAGGTCGCACCGGTCCGGACCGACCTGCGCCGGCCGGAGGGCGTGGACCAGGTGTGGTCGGCGGTCGAGGCCGGCGGGCGCCCGCTCGCGGCGGCCGCGTTGAACGCCGGTGTCGGGCAGGGCGGTCCGTTCGTCGGGACCGACCTCGTCGAGGACCGCTCGATCATCGACCTCAACATCACCTCGACCGTGCACCTGGCCAAGCTCGTGCTCACCGACATGGTCGCCCGGGGCGAGGGACGGGTGCTGATCACCTCGTCGGTCGCGGCGACGACGCCGGGGACCTACCAGGCCGTCTACAACGCGTCGAAGTCGTTCCTGCAGTCGTTCGCGCTCGCCGTGCGGGCCGAGCTGCGCGACACCGGCGTGACCGTGACGTCGTTGATGCCGGGCCCGACCGAGACCGAGTTCTTCGAGCGTGCCGACATGACCGACACCCGGGTCGGCGCGGGGGAGAAGGACGACCCGGTGCAGGTGGCCCGGCAGGGTGTCGAGGCGATGCTCGACGGCCGGGAGAAGGTGCTGGCCGGGTCGCTGTCGACCCGGGCGACCGGGGCGGCGACCGCAGTGCTCCCGGACTCGGTGAAGGCGGCGGTGCACGGGCGGATGGCGAAGCCCGGCTCCGCCGGGTGACCACAGCGGGACAGCGGACCGCGCTGCAGCTCGGCCGGGTCCTGGTGGGAGCCCAACCGACGGTCCGGGACTGGGGCGCACCCGGTTCCGGCGCCCGGGACGCCACGCCGACGCCATCCGCGCGCGCACCGCGCGTGAACACTGCGGATCACGGGTAGCCGCAGGACGGACGCGACCACCGAGGAGGTAGCGATGCCGAACCCGGGAAGCCACAGCTACGACGTCAAGCGGACCCGGCTGCGCGACCGGTACGACGACGAGGGCACGCTGCACACCAACGACGGCAAGGCCGACCGGGCCGCGAACGCCGAGCTCGAACGCGAGCACCCGCCGAGGACGCTCGGTGACCCGGACCGTGCGGCCGGGCCGCGGGGCGAGCAGGGCGGTACCGGTGCCGCCACACCCGTCCTGCGCAGCACCGCGTTCGTGGATCACGACCTGATCCCCGCCGAGTACATCGAGGCCGGGCCGCCGCTGCAGTGGGCCGGTGCGCCGGACGGCACCGCCGAGTTCGCGCTGCTCTGCGAGGACCGCGACGCCGGCGACGCCGCGCACTGGGTCGCCGCCGGTATCCCCGGTGACGTCACCGGGATCGACTCGCCGCGCGCCCTACCGGAGGGCGCCGTGCCCGGGCTGTCCGACGACGGCACGCTCGGCTGGCGGGCGCCCCAGCCGCCGGTCGGGGACGCGCATCGCCTGGTGTTCCGGCTGCTGGCGCTGGACCGCACGCTCGGGTTCGGCGAGGGGGTGACGGCGGCCGAGGTGCGCCGCGCCGCCGAGGGGCACGTCCTCGCGCGCGGCAACCTGGTCGGCGTGGTGGCGCGGTAGCCGCCACCACGCGCGGCACGCCGGCCCGGCCGGCGGGTGCCGAGGGTGGGCATGGACGCCGGCGACCGCGGGTAGTCGACCTCCGGTTGAGCCACCAGCCCGAGCAGTGACCCCGCACGGCTGGAGCGACCATGCCCACCGACCTCATCGTCCGCGGCGCCGAGCGGATCGGCGCCGCACTCGTCGCCGGCCTCGACGACGGACCGGGCGGGCCGCGCGACGGCGAGCAGGCGGCCCCGGTCGACGGGGACCCGGTGCTGCTCGTCGGCGGTTTCGCCACCACGCCACCGCTGCTGGGCCCGATGGCCCGCTGGCTGTCCGCCCTCGGCTACGCCCCGACACCGGTGGCGATCGGCGCCGGCCTGGACTGCGGGCAGCGCAGCGTCGACGCCCTCACCGAGCGGGTGCGCGAGCGTGCCGACCGCACGGGGCGCCCGGTGCGGCTGCTCGGGCACAGCCGTGGCGGGCAGTTCGCCCGTGCGGCCGGTGCCCGGACCCCCGGCCACGTGGCCGGCCTGGTCACCCTGGGCACCCCGTTCGACCTGTACGGGCTCGCAGTGCCGACGATGGGCGCGATGGCGACCGTCGCCGTGGCCGGCACCATCGGGCTGCCCCGGCTGGCCCGGCTCAGCTGCCTGTTCGGCGAGTGCTGCCGCCGCTTCCGGTCGGAGCTGCGTGCCCCGTGGCCGGACGGGACACCGTTCACCAGCATCTACAGCCGCGCCGACCGGGTCGTCCCGGCCCGCGCCAGCATCGATCCCTCGGCGAGCAACGTCGAGGTGCCCGGCACCCACAACGGCCTGCTCCTCGGCCGCACCGCGCACCGCGCGATCGCCGAGGCGTTGGCCCGCTGCGAACCGGCCCCGGCCGCGGAGCAGCGGGGCGGGGCGCTCCGGGCGACGGTGGCGTAGCGCCGCGTCGAGGGACGAGCCGGAGCCGGGCATCCTGGTCCGATGCCCGACCCGCCCCCGCGGACAGCGCCGCCGCTGCCGCGCCCGCACCTGCTCCGGCAGCACTGGTGCGACGTCACGTTCCTGCACTGGGCCGTCCCACCGGGCAGCGTGCAGCACCTGCTCCCGCCCGGTACCGAGCCGGACGTCGCGGACGGGGCGACCTACGTCGGGCTGGTGCCGTTCCGGCTGGTCGGCACGGCGGCCGCCCACGGTCCCGCGATCCCGTGGGCCGGCACGTTCCTCGAGACGAACGTGCGCCTCTACACGGTCGACGGAACCGGCCGCCGTGGCGTCGTCTTCCTCAGCATGGACGCCGGGCGCGCCCTGCCCGTCGTCGTGGGGCGCGCCGTGTTCGGGCTGCCCTACCGGTGGTCGCGGATGCGGTTCCGCGCCGACGGGGACGTCCGCTCGTACACCACCCGGCTCCGCGGGCGCGGACCGGAGACCCGCAGCCGGGTGGTGGTCCGCCCGGCCGGGCCCGCGCCGGACGGGCCGCTGGAACGGTTCCTCACCGCACGCTGGGGCCTGCACGTGGCGCGGCTCGGCCGCACCTGGTACCTCCCGAACAGCCACGCCCCCTGGCCGCTGCGGCGGGCAGAGCTGCTCGAGCTCGACGACGGCCTGCTCGCCGCGGCCGGCCTGGGTGACGTGGCGCGGCGGCCACCGGACCACGTGGCGTTCAGCGAGGGTGTCACGGCGACATTCGCTCCTCCGGCGCCCGTGAGTGGTGAGCGGTGCCAGGGCACTGCCAACCACTCACGAGCGCCGGAGGGGCCGCCTGGTTCGGGCCCGGCCCGCCGGGGTACGGCGTGACCAGCACCCGTTCGCACGACCGGAGGCACCGTGAGGGAGACATCGAGGAGCTCGTCGTGATCGAGGCGTCCCGTGCCGGCTGAACCGACCCGTGTGACCGTGACCGACGACGGGCCGCTCCTCGTCCACGGGCCGGTGGAGGTCGAGCTGCCCGACGGGCGCCGGGTCCGGTCCGACCGCCCGGTCACGGCCCTGTGCACCTGCCGGCGCACCCGGCGTCCGCCGTTCTGCGACACCAGCCACCGCGCCCGGGTCCGAGAGGAGCGACGACCGTGACCAGCACCGTGACCACCACCGGGCCGATCGCCCGGACCGGCCTCGCCCCGCTGCCGGGTGCGCGCGGCCCGCTGTCGGCGACGGTGCTCGCGCTCCTGTGGGGCGAGGACCCGCCGCCCGCCGATCCCGGCTCCGCGGACCCGTTCGGCGACGACCTGCACCTCGCCCTGCACTGCTGTTACGAGCTGCACTACCGCGGCTTCACCGGTGTCGACGACGACCGGGAGTGGGACCTGCGGCTGCTGGGGATGCGGCGGTCGCTGGAGGAGCGGTTCCTGGCCGCGCTGCGGGCCGAGGTGGCAC
It contains:
- a CDS encoding iron-siderophore ABC transporter substrate-binding protein is translated as MSHAGRLLAAIIAVLGLVLAGCGGAGGGAEGPKHSVQHAMGASDVPVNPQRVVVLDTGELDSVLALGVKPVGAVRADEVTGPQSYLGQKAQGIQEVGTIEAPNLEAIAALKPDLILSNSVRHKDIYPQLSEIAPTVFAASVGKSWKENFRLAGTALGKSDQAEKILADYQNKAKQVGTAFGNPAQVEVSMVRFMANGVRVYGQGSFIGTILADAGFARPQIARTDKTFVQVGPEQITQADGDLLFYAGYGKDGMDQQAKLAAGPLWQRLGAVTRGAAHPVSDDLWYLGIGPLAANQVLDELPRYAPRA
- a CDS encoding acyl carrier protein, which codes for MATGETGFSDVVYDLVSVQYHALKGGHDYGQYVRDARNAGHDDVAAFFEQVMEEDSRRAATCHDLLVKLSPSEDTGRRS
- a CDS encoding DUF2267 domain-containing protein; translation: MKAHEFLAGVQRRGNYANPAEAEVATRAVLRVLSTRLTGNEARDLASQVPQPLDEELRGRDDRTADGDFGVSEFVQRVADQIGTDETAARTHTEAVLATIAETVTGGQLNHILTQLPSGYAALFGRAELS
- a CDS encoding hemerythrin domain-containing protein, with the translated sequence MAHTHAVDVVDELTTDHREALDLLDRISRSDSPSERRDMADTVIAEVVRHSVAEEMYVYPAMKDNLDDGQGTVRHDAEEHQELERIMKRLESADPSDERFDTLVAEMTNALRHHAAEEESEQFPQLRARLPQNVLVELREKVAKAKTAAPTRPHPDAPNAELFHKLAGPGVGLVDRLRDRLTGRSN
- a CDS encoding DUF6766 family protein, whose protein sequence is MRRNLRVNGLGLGFGALFLVTLAGQAVAGQAQYNDEQLTRGAEPVSLVQWVTSSTFAVDVVENWQSEYLQFFLYIFATVWLVQKGSPESKDVEKAGSESDAEQLVGPHARADSPRWAHRHGWRQAVFAHSLGLVMGGIFVLSWLAQAVTGWAAYNTEQLGHHQDPVGWLEYIGGADFWNRTLQNWQSEMLAVGSMAVLAIYLRQRGSPESKPVGAAHADTGETG
- a CDS encoding SDR family oxidoreductase, encoding MTETSRRDRPLALVTGASSGIGRELARELAGRGFDLVVCAEDAELDDAARAFEESGAEVAPVRTDLRRPEGVDQVWSAVEAGGRPLAAAALNAGVGQGGPFVGTDLVEDRSIIDLNITSTVHLAKLVLTDMVARGEGRVLITSSVAATTPGTYQAVYNASKSFLQSFALAVRAELRDTGVTVTSLMPGPTETEFFERADMTDTRVGAGEKDDPVQVARQGVEAMLDGREKVLAGSLSTRATGAATAVLPDSVKAAVHGRMAKPGSAG
- a CDS encoding YbhB/YbcL family Raf kinase inhibitor-like protein; the protein is MPNPGSHSYDVKRTRLRDRYDDEGTLHTNDGKADRAANAELEREHPPRTLGDPDRAAGPRGEQGGTGAATPVLRSTAFVDHDLIPAEYIEAGPPLQWAGAPDGTAEFALLCEDRDAGDAAHWVAAGIPGDVTGIDSPRALPEGAVPGLSDDGTLGWRAPQPPVGDAHRLVFRLLALDRTLGFGEGVTAAEVRRAAEGHVLARGNLVGVVAR
- a CDS encoding YqjF family protein; translation: MPDPPPRTAPPLPRPHLLRQHWCDVTFLHWAVPPGSVQHLLPPGTEPDVADGATYVGLVPFRLVGTAAAHGPAIPWAGTFLETNVRLYTVDGTGRRGVVFLSMDAGRALPVVVGRAVFGLPYRWSRMRFRADGDVRSYTTRLRGRGPETRSRVVVRPAGPAPDGPLERFLTARWGLHVARLGRTWYLPNSHAPWPLRRAELLELDDGLLAAAGLGDVARRPPDHVAFSEGVTATFAPPAPVSGERCQGTANHSRAPEGPPGSGPARRGTA
- a CDS encoding CDGSH iron-sulfur domain-containing protein, whose amino-acid sequence is MTDDGPLLVHGPVEVELPDGRRVRSDRPVTALCTCRRTRRPPFCDTSHRARVREERRP